DNA sequence from the Schistocerca americana isolate TAMUIC-IGC-003095 chromosome 2, iqSchAmer2.1, whole genome shotgun sequence genome:
TTCGATGGCTGTTGCTGCTCTTTCTGTATTATATATACCGAAATATTTTGGTGCTAACTGTAATTAATTCCTGGATACTTAAATTTCCCCACTACTTCCTCCCTTCCTGAAAGTCATTTGAACTGTCTTCTCCTGGGTTACCTTTACGTAATTTTTTCCTTGTTGTAGTTGCTAGTCTTTGGTACATCCTCTCATACTGTTGATGTTATTACCATGTTGTCAGCATACAGAATCATTTTTGCTTTTGAGGCTTCCTCAGTTGTGTTTGTCACAtctgttgtatacagggtgttacaaaaaggtacagcccaactttcaggaaacattcctcacacacaaagaaagaaaatatgttatgtggacatgtgtccggaaacgcttactttccatgttagagctcattttattgcttctgaagcgctgatgcagccctggagaatggcgtattgtatcacagccgtccacaatacgagcgcgaagagtctctacatttggtaccggggttgcgtagacaagagctttcaaatgcccccataaatgaaagtcaagagggttgaggtcaggagagcgtggaggccatggaattggtccacctctaccaattcatcggtcaacgaatctgttgttgagaagcgtacaaacacttcgactgaaatgtgcaggagctccatcgtgcatgaaccacatgttgtgtcatacttgtaaaggcacatgttctagcagcacaggtagagtatgccttatgacatcatgataacgtgctccattgagcgtaggtggaagaacatggagcccaatcaagacatcaccaacaatgcctgcgcaaacgttcacagaaaatctgtgttgatgacgtgattgcacaattgcgtgcggattctcgtcagcccacacatgttgattgtgaaaatttacaatttgattacgttggaatgaagcctcatccataaagagaacatttgcactgaaatgaggattgacacattgttggatgaaccattcgcagaagtgtacccgtggagcccaatcagctgctgatagtgcctgcacacgctgtacatggtacggaaacaactggttctccatacagtgacctggtcaacgttacattgtacagcagcaacttctctgacgctgacattagggttatcgtcaactgcacgaagaattgcctcgtccattgcaggtgtcctcgtcattctaggtcttccccagtcgcgagtcataggctagaatgttccgtgctccctaagaggccgatcaattgcttcgaacgtcttcctgtcgggacaccttcattctggaaatcagtctcgatacaaacgtaccgcgccacggctattgccccgtgctagtccatacatcaaatgggcatctgccaactccgcatttgtaaacattgcattgactgcaaaaccacgttcgtgatgaacactaacctgttgatgctacatactgatgtgcttgatgctagtactgtagagcaatgagtcacatgtcaacacaagcaccgaagtcaacattaccttccttcaattggaccaactggcggtgaatcgagtaagtacagtacatactgacgaaactaaaatgagctctaacatggaaattaagcattttcggacacatgtccacataacatctattctttatttgtgtgtgaggaatgtttcctgaaagtttggccgtacctttttgtaacaccctgtatatgttgaagAGTGTTTAACTCATATGGTGGTCTTGGAGAACTCCATTTGTCTCTATGAGTTCTGTTTAGATTCCAACCTTGTTATTTATTTGGATCAGATTTCTCGACTGTTCTCATCGACAAGTCTCCCTCTCTGGTCAATCTTTTTAGATACCTATAAAGACTGCATTATGCTTTCCTCTTTAATGTCTCAGTGTGTCTTCTACCTGGTCCCTTAAGTATTTTACTGCTTGTGCCTTACTTCTTCCCTTCATAAAGCCAAATTGGCATTCTAGGATGTTTCTTTCGATTGCACCGAGTAGTCTTTTGTTCAGGATCTTCGTGAATATACTCCTCTAAACAAATCTGGGGAAGCTctctccccctgaccttcatacAGGATCTTTATTGTCATCGTTTCCCGGCTTTTGGGAATTACTGCTgcctatgggcacttgttcatcagGATCTTCGATAGTTGCTCCATGCTGTCAATCAAGTGTTTAAAATGGTCCACATATATAttgcctgaacccaccgatttcttgtttcttccttcttttgtACGTTGTCTGACTTTTGTAGTCGTTATTAATTCAATTTTGGATGCAGTCTCCGTTGCTTCCATGTCGTATGCCCTGTCTTTTTTCTCTTTATTTGGTTGGTTTGAGAAATGTGTTTCCTATTTTTTCATGTGGATTTCTACTGTTGTGGATAAGACTTTTTTCCTCATTGCTATGATTTTGCATACATTGCTAACTTTATTGCCTTCTCCTTGATGAATTCTGCTCTTTTCCttttaattatatatttgtatTTCATCCCGTTTTCTATATTATAGCTAATTCGGACTGTTGTCTGTATGTTTTTGTTGTGTATAGTACCTATTgggtttctttcttttccttgtagaTCCcagaagaacaatttttgccttttttttcttttggttttcaTGACTCCATTTCAAACTTTGTTGCTTTTTCCAGGTCTTCTCCTAGGTTGCTCTCCTCTATTATTAATGTAGTTGTTCTTTTGATGTTACCTTTGCATGCTGTATCATTTCTTGTTGTATTTTTTGGAACAGATATTTGGTCCAGTTGCTTCTTTTCTCAGTTGTGGTGTGTAGATGTGAAAGTTTATCGTTATGGGGGTATGTTTCTTTAAGGACACTACAGATGAGGACCATAATTcttgttttttccatttttttaagttTCTTCCTTTATAAAAGACTAAGTCTACCACACTGATTCAGTATTGAACTATGTATGTTGGTATTTCCTTTTTATTTACTGGTCTGAAACTTTCTTCTTCTAGTGTTCCTAGAAGTATGTGGCCTTGGTTTCTTGCGTATCAAGGTAACAGTTAACAGTTAATATCGCCTGCATATATGTGTCATATCCTGTTTGTTTGGTGACTTTTGGTAGCACATCTATTATACTTTCATCTGTTACACCTGGCTGTATATACGTCTTTATTACTGCTATTGTGGTAAATTTGATTACTACCACATTTTCCTCTTTGATAATTACTTTGCTGTTCTCTGTTCTCCGTTTTAGTAAGGTGTCAACTCCTCCTACTGGTCTTCCCTCCACTGGCTTTGCTAGTGCATAGACAGTGTAGAAACCTTGAAGATCTGTAGATTCAGTGAGGAAGATCTTTGTGAATATTATAACATCAATTTCTTCCACTACCTCCTCTGGTGTGTAAGACAATGCATTTTCCATTCCCTCAAGTTTCCCTAATAGCGTGTTTATGTTCTTATTTTGgtgtgatttttgtttttgtttattatttttcgttttcaGAAATCAGGCCTCGCTTATGGAAGCACACTCAGTGGAGGTTGTACTGGAACATTTTAAATTTGCCACAGAAAGAAAGTGAAATAGTATAATAAAGATTTTACAAAGTAAGCTGGAAAGCCAACCGGATAAAAAAATTAGGAGAACATCAAGTAGAGTTTAGCAAAAGACTGTCCTGTGTGGaacaaattttaaatctgaaatttATAGTCAAATATAGATGAATGATATCCTAGAGCAGCTATATAACATttgaagaataaaaaaaagaaGCATATGGTTTGATTGACAGGGAAACAGTATTGAAGAACATAAAAGTGTTTGGAGCTGACAGTAAATCAGTGGTAATCATAAAAAACACAATAACAAATACAAGGggcataattaaattttttggtgAAAGCTCCGATGTTTCTGAGATCAAAAGAGGTGTAAAACTAGTAGATGGGTTGTCACTACTGTTGttcagttttgtaatggaaaagTAACCAGAGGGTGAAGAAAAAGAAGGAATTTATAAATAATCACAATTTGGAGAAAAGGAGGTAATCTGAGTACCGCTTCATTGGCGTTTGCAGAAAGCTTGCCATCTTAGCTGAATGTATAGAAatgcaacaatgcagataaatctcCTGCAAAAGACAGCTATAAAAGCAGACCTATGTATATCTTCTCAAAAACAAAATACATGACAGATATGAAGGAAGCCCTGAAATATATGGAAACtggttacagaagaatgaaaactgAAATGTGTATATCGCATTTGTGGCTCAAACCCCCTTCTGCAGAATTCAGTCGCCTGGAGCAAGTCCTTTCAGTTGAtgtcacttcggcaacttgcgatgataataaggacaacacatatACCCGACCTAGCGGGGAATCTAAGCCAGGATCCCAATATCGAAAGTCTGCAACGCTATCACAAGACTGCGAGCCACTAACATCACAAAAGGATAAGAAAGggtaaataataatataatataaccaAATGGTTTGGACATAGAATGAACTTTGCAAGAGCAAGGGAAATGGAAGTGGCTCTTCAGTTAACTAAAAACCTGTGTGACAAGAAGAAAAAATGTGAAACTCCGGCACTACAGCACTGTCATCAGACGAGAATGCCGTTATGCTTCAGAATATCTTTCGTTAAATACAGCCAAACAATTAAGTGAagcagaaaaaggaaaggaaaataatcaggaaaatcttGGAACCAAAATATGGCAAGGTGATACAAAAAGTATTAAACaggtttataaaaaaaatagaacgAATTTTAGAAACAGTGAGAAGGAGTATCGTGTATTCTAATGACACCTAACAAGGCTAGATGAAAACtgataacaaaaacaattttttacttttttaacagAAACATTAGTCCTGTATCACAGGTGTTAAAGCTGATCTAAGGGAAATGGAAATAACACCGGGAGGAATAGGAAAATGGGAAAAGTGCAGAGCGAAAGTAAAAAGTTTATGGGCCTCGAggagtaatgaaagaaaaaaaaaactagcgCAATGTGGacagaagaaaagaggaaaaatgCCACCATTTGAAACGCATTGTGCAGTGTTTTAACGTGACGTGGCGTCAAGTGTGAATTGTACTTCATtagtttttattttctaattgaCATGCTGATCGTTCAAGCCTTACATTTACGAGGACAATGGGGTTTTCTGCGATGATTTTGAAATCTTATGCAGAATATTTATAATACTGTATCGTATCTGTTCAAAAAGAATTACACATAGAGCATTTTCCGAAACTGTGACGATGTATTTGTTATTGAACATAGCTTATACAAGGTACCATATGAGCAACGGTGAAATAACTGACTTTAATCTCTCAAGTTAATAAATCACCGCAGCAGTAATTGTTCAAGTTATACATACCCATATCTAGTTAACTAAAAATCAATAAAGtagtagttcctcagtttggcTTCAGTGTAGGATTTTACATACATATCGTCCCCAGGATGTAGGTTGTTATCGCTGAAATATGCATGGAAATATGTCGAAAACAAAGGATTGTATAAATATCTTTCGTTGCTTGCCTACCGATTTGTAATGTCTCTGAACTGAAGCGGTTACAGAGAGACAGTTAGTGGGGAAGAAGCTGAATGTGTGTGGGTGGCAATATATAAGTATTGGCGAAGCAGTTTTGCGGAGGCATAAAGACTAAAAATGAGTGTTGAAGAAGAAGTTTTGAGAATTCAAAAGACACTTAATAAAATGACTTCTGGAGATGGCACTGTGGGTTCCTGCTTTTTCTGTTAAATTCCTATCAGTAATTAATAACGTAAATAGCTAATGTATACACACGCACAATTTTGCGTTGGGCCACTGTTTTTGTTACGAACCTCCCTCACTCGGATTAGTGCTCTAATCCCCTCCATATGAAAAAAATTTTCGATATTATCGTGACATCTAAAGACCTTATAGATTTCTTGTATGATATGTATAGTTGTTTGGCGCGAATTCTGTGTTTGATAACATTGGGGGGTTTTCCATAACAgtgttactttatttttttaaagatgcTCATTGTTTTGAAAATAGCAGAAAAGAATTAGGTTGTAGACAATCTTATTTCAGAAAAATACGTTTTTAATTGCATTGCATTCAATAAACCGAACAGTTCCGCGCCGTAATAGTAAGTTGTCGACCaacaagacattttgatttttagtTTATTTGGAATTAAATGTGTTATGTAAACATAAAGTTCAAACAATAGCAGTTTTCCCAAAGGAATTCCTTTGCCAGAAGAGTTTATGCGTTTTATGTGTCACCGAAAATACAAAGTTGGTGTAGAAGTATATAGCCCACCCCAGTCATTAATAATACTCAAGATACTAAAATTTGATCCAAATCTTAATAAATGCATAAGCTTAATATACGATCTCAAGTCACCATTCGTGGCTCAATTGTACATATTTGTATGAAGGACTGTACCGTTTGATAGTTCGTGTTGAAGAACCTGCCTGTTTGTAGGATGGGGcctacacaataaataaataaaactaagtaTTGCTGTTAGTCTCATCAGCCTCATCCCTTCCTTCTTATGATGCAATGTGTTCATTTTGTTATTTTCCTTTAATTCTGCCTGTACACTTGATTGAGCATGCTTCTTCCCCTTGTGTGTTGTTTTCCATTTGTGTTTTTGTTCATTCTCAGTTAAAGACATAGAAACATCGACAGCTGCTCTTCCATTATGAAGTCCTCCATGCAAGGTGCGGTAGTATCTACTATTAAGTGTGAAACAATGTAAATCATATTGATATCAATAAATGATTGCATAAAAAGCACCAGCAATTGATGTGTGCCATTAGATTGTAAGAGAAAACTGTTGTTCTGTCTACAACATATTCTTAGTAAAAGTAAGTTTGGGAAATAGTATCATATCATCAAAACAACATAATTTATGTGCTTCGTAGCATGAATTGTGCAGGGTACTGGGATTTAGAAATGATGAATTTGAAATtgtgataaatttttattttgtgtttccaaGCTTCATGCCAATATTTCGTTAATGAAATCTGTTGGTTTCATAATCTGTAGGTATTACATAGATACAAGGAAATTTGTTGGCTGTCTCAAGAAATGACATTAGAGTGAGTGTATTTTACACATATTGTATGGTCGCAAattgtataaataattttgttgattgAGCTGTTGTGTTACTGCAGTGAGAAGAACTTGTATGAGGTAATGGGAAACTGCTGTggttctctctcttcctcccccctcctctcccctccccatttctcacttttttttttttttttttaacttctgcaTAATATTCCTCATGTCTTAAAATGAATTCATTTGGGAAATGTGAGATGCTACCAACACATTTTATTTTCTAAAGTGCAACAAGTTGCAAGTGTGTAATTTAATTCCAGGGCCAGGAGCAAGCTTTAGACTTACTAAAAGTCTTACAGAAATTGCCAGTGAACTTGGAGGTTTTGACAAAGACAAGGATTGGTATGACTGTTAATGCCCTCCGAAAGTCTAGTACAGATGAGGAAGTGATAAGTCTTTCAAAGACTTTGATAAAAAACTGGAAGAAGTTTCTATCAGGTATGGAAATAATATATGTGCTCCTGAATTATGAAAGTTTTGGGGTTTGTTCAGTACAGCATCTGTTGGTTTCCAGGATCCAGTACACCAAACAGTAAAGATTCGGGAAACAGTTCCaaaaaaacaaaagagaaagatGAGAAACCTAAGGAGACTGAAAACAAGGAAAAAGAAAAGGAGAAGAAGCCTGTTCCAACGACATTCCCTCCTGTGTCTTCAAATACAACTGATGCAGTTCGTCTAAAGTGTCGGGAATTGCTCGCTGTGGCAATTAGAGGGGATGGTGGTAAGTACTTATTGATTTACTGGATTTATTTGTTTTCGCATAAAATTTATGATTTGActtccaaaataattccagaaatacCTGAGGGATGTGCAACTCCAGAAGAACTGGCCGAGGAACTAGAAGAAGCAGTCTTTCACGAGTTTCGCAACACTGATATGCGATATAAAAACAGGATACGTAGCAGAGTTGCAAATCTAAAAGATGTAAAAAATCCTGGCCTCAGGATGAATTTCCTTGTGGGGGTCATATCTGCCAATAAATTAGCTGTAATGACAGCAGAGGTAAGAAATTGGAGACTGTGTTATTTGTAAAAGACAGCTTTCATTGTAAAAACAAGTTTTTACGTTGAGGCAGAGCTTTGTGAAATGTACATTTTTTGTGGTTGTCAATCACTTTTTGCCAAAAAATTACATAATGGCTGATGATCGAAGACATTCTACTTAAATTGTCAGTTTATCCTTCTGGAGTTCTTTCACCAAGTAGTAATGTTTCTCTGTCAGAATTATCATGTAGCTTTGTTTTGGTAGACATGTTTTTGTTCAAAATCTACATGTCTTTTAGTATGTTGAAGTTTTTCATGCCCAAAAATTGGGAATCAGCATACAATTTTCATCAGTGAACAGGAAGGACAAAATTATCTCTCTTTCTAATAGCATATGAATGAACAAACTTATTTTTCATGAATATTTCTGGTTTGCTGTGTGGAAAACTGATTGTCTGTTGATATGTAGGGCACATGACTGTTAAATGTGCTATATATTTTAACTATGGACAACATGATTCCATTAGGTATACAGGACACATTTCTGGTAGGTGTATT
Encoded proteins:
- the LOC124595911 gene encoding transcription elongation factor S-II → MSVEEEVLRIQKTLNKMTSGDGTGQEQALDLLKVLQKLPVNLEVLTKTRIGMTVNALRKSSTDEEVISLSKTLIKNWKKFLSGSSTPNSKDSGNSSKKTKEKDEKPKETENKEKEKEKKPVPTTFPPVSSNTTDAVRLKCRELLAVAIRGDGEIPEGCATPEELAEELEEAVFHEFRNTDMRYKNRIRSRVANLKDVKNPGLRMNFLVGVISANKLAVMTAEEMASDEMKSLRNKFLKESINDAQLATVQGTKTDLLKCGKCKKRNCTYNQVQTRSADEPMTTFVMCNECGNRWKFC